Proteins from a single region of Pseudarthrobacter sp. NIBRBAC000502772:
- a CDS encoding 2-oxo acid dehydrogenase subunit E2, translating into MAEFRMPSLGADMEHGKVVEWLVKPGDYVHKGDLVAAVDTDKTVMDVESFEEGVVAEFLVEIGDTVDVGTPIARITATPAEKAPAGPPILVPAPAAAAEDTGVFPFEPPEHGVHVSPPVRHLAHRLGVDVGSVRGSGRNGEVTRADVESAADGAVRGESTAPAAQRGPAEGRGLRSSPLARRVAAQLGIDLRGLQGTGPGGAVIESDVRRASHSAAGAQEVPAPAPSQPAETPAGPAPRRSRKEASETKTGTLRQAIGSLMARSKKEIPHYYLAATLDLEAAMSWMQSVNQQRPVSARLVPSALLLKATALAAKDVPDMNGFFTHGEFRPSTSVHLGVAVALRRGGLVAPALHNAEALTLDELMDQLRGLVSRARAGRLQRAEMADPTLTVTNLGDLGVESVYGVIYPPQVAMVGFGKVLEQPWARDGMLGVRHAVIATLSADHRVSDGLRGGRFLSRIDELLQKPEEL; encoded by the coding sequence GTGGCTGAGTTCCGGATGCCGTCCCTGGGCGCCGACATGGAACACGGCAAGGTGGTGGAGTGGCTGGTCAAACCCGGCGATTATGTCCACAAGGGCGATCTGGTGGCGGCGGTGGATACGGACAAGACCGTGATGGACGTGGAGTCCTTCGAAGAGGGTGTTGTGGCCGAATTCCTGGTGGAGATCGGTGACACGGTGGACGTGGGGACACCGATCGCCAGGATCACCGCCACACCCGCCGAAAAGGCCCCGGCCGGGCCGCCGATTTTGGTTCCCGCACCGGCGGCCGCGGCTGAGGACACCGGGGTCTTTCCGTTCGAGCCGCCCGAACATGGCGTGCACGTTTCGCCCCCGGTACGGCATCTGGCACACAGGCTGGGTGTCGACGTCGGGTCGGTCCGCGGGAGCGGCAGGAACGGTGAGGTGACCCGGGCCGACGTCGAAAGCGCCGCCGACGGTGCGGTCCGCGGTGAGTCCACGGCTCCAGCAGCCCAACGCGGTCCGGCGGAGGGGCGCGGGTTGCGCTCCTCGCCGCTGGCCCGCCGGGTGGCGGCCCAGCTTGGCATCGATCTGCGGGGCCTGCAGGGAACAGGTCCGGGCGGTGCCGTCATTGAATCCGACGTACGCCGTGCCTCGCACTCCGCCGCCGGGGCGCAGGAGGTGCCTGCGCCTGCGCCTTCCCAGCCTGCGGAAACACCGGCCGGGCCTGCTCCACGGCGGAGCCGGAAAGAGGCGTCGGAGACCAAAACCGGCACGCTCAGGCAGGCAATCGGTTCGCTGATGGCCCGTTCGAAAAAGGAAATCCCGCACTATTACCTGGCCGCTACCCTTGATCTGGAAGCCGCCATGTCATGGATGCAGTCGGTCAACCAGCAGCGTCCGGTCTCGGCCCGCCTAGTCCCCTCGGCATTGCTCCTGAAAGCGACGGCGCTGGCTGCGAAGGACGTGCCGGACATGAACGGCTTCTTCACCCATGGCGAGTTCCGGCCCAGCACCAGTGTCCACCTTGGCGTCGCAGTGGCACTGCGCCGCGGCGGGCTGGTGGCACCTGCCCTGCACAACGCAGAAGCACTGACCCTCGACGAACTCATGGACCAGCTGCGCGGCCTAGTCAGCCGAGCCCGGGCGGGCCGACTGCAGCGCGCCGAGATGGCAGATCCCACGCTCACCGTGACCAACCTGGGCGACCTCGGCGTGGAAAGTGTGTACGGCGTCATTTACCCACCCCAGGTGGCCATGGTCGGCTTCGGAAAGGTCCTGGAGCAGCCGTGGGCGCGCGACGGAATGCTCGGGGTACGGCACGCTGTCATAGCGACGCTTTCCGCCGACCACCGGGTCAGCGACGGGCTGCGCGGCGGCCGGTTCCTGTCTCGGATCGATGAGTTGCTGCAGAAACCGGAGGAGCTATGA
- a CDS encoding LysR family transcriptional regulator — protein sequence MVNPVHLKTLLEVTRLGSFAAAAARLGYTASAVSQQMSALERETGVVLFQRSARSVVPTEAAEVMTRHAAKVLTDIEALMAAASKTHSSTSQELRLGIFPSLATYVLPRILKNPAWKDLAIDLKVSVAEPAQTIQGLRTGGELDVALVFQVGQSGLAWPHTINRQWIGDDNFRVVLPAGWGFRTDAKVAADHLSELPWIMHHPGSPDAVVIERLFASCNLHPRVVAHSDDFHASLEMAAAGLGAALVPELALRNRPAGVVVLDVPEIRLARNVFALLINEKKTARVQLFVDLLAETMAAAGSSGN from the coding sequence TTGGTAAATCCCGTACATCTGAAGACCCTCCTGGAAGTGACCCGGCTGGGCTCGTTCGCGGCCGCAGCGGCACGCCTGGGCTACACGGCGTCGGCTGTCTCGCAACAGATGTCCGCCCTGGAACGCGAGACGGGCGTGGTCCTGTTCCAGCGTTCGGCCCGCAGCGTGGTCCCCACGGAAGCGGCGGAAGTGATGACCCGGCACGCCGCGAAGGTGCTGACGGACATCGAAGCCCTGATGGCGGCAGCCTCCAAGACACACAGCAGCACCAGCCAGGAGCTTCGGCTGGGAATCTTCCCCAGCCTGGCAACCTACGTCCTCCCGCGGATCCTGAAGAATCCGGCATGGAAGGACCTGGCCATCGACCTCAAAGTATCGGTGGCCGAACCGGCCCAGACCATCCAGGGACTGCGCACCGGCGGAGAGCTGGACGTGGCGCTGGTCTTCCAGGTGGGCCAGTCCGGGCTCGCCTGGCCGCACACCATTAACCGGCAGTGGATCGGCGATGACAACTTCCGCGTAGTGCTCCCCGCGGGCTGGGGATTCCGCACGGACGCCAAGGTGGCGGCGGACCATCTGTCCGAGCTGCCCTGGATCATGCACCACCCCGGGAGCCCCGACGCCGTCGTGATCGAGCGGCTCTTTGCCAGCTGCAACCTGCATCCGCGCGTGGTGGCCCACAGCGACGACTTCCATGCCAGCCTCGAAATGGCGGCCGCCGGACTGGGCGCGGCGCTGGTGCCCGAGCTCGCATTGCGGAACCGGCCGGCCGGCGTTGTAGTGCTGGACGTTCCCGAAATCCGGCTGGCCCGGAACGTGTTTGCCCTGCTCATCAACGAGAAGAAGACCGCCCGGGTGCAGCTGTTTGTGGACCTGCTCGCCGAGACGATGGCTGCGGCGGGGTCCTCAGGCAATTAG
- a CDS encoding DUF2004 domain-containing protein — protein sequence MNRVASQHFGEIELNHGRDHNIAAKHELGGQVLELDLNINAHDHFDEAAMHKVDYRLRFLPELVDEVRQMIADELEQEGTSPQEYLHFHCSALKDEQMQKVFGVEERSQLTNDVFLKALKLGHVGIFPGQPERYFVMDFTLGSHFTDEVLVVAADEDGVVDDEILWES from the coding sequence ATGAACAGGGTAGCGAGCCAGCACTTTGGAGAAATCGAGCTCAACCACGGCAGGGATCACAACATCGCCGCCAAACATGAGCTGGGTGGCCAGGTACTGGAACTTGACCTGAACATCAACGCACACGACCACTTTGACGAAGCGGCCATGCACAAGGTGGACTACCGGCTGCGGTTCCTCCCCGAGCTGGTGGATGAGGTGCGGCAGATGATCGCCGACGAGCTGGAGCAGGAAGGCACCAGCCCCCAGGAATACCTTCACTTCCACTGCAGCGCCCTCAAGGACGAGCAAATGCAGAAAGTCTTCGGCGTGGAGGAACGCAGCCAGCTCACCAACGACGTCTTCCTCAAAGCCCTCAAGCTCGGCCACGTGGGCATTTTCCCCGGCCAGCCCGAGCGCTACTTTGTCATGGACTTCACGCTGGGCTCACACTTCACGGACGAGGTCCTGGTGGTAGCCGCCGACGAAGACGGCGTGGTGGACGACGAAATCCTCTGGGAGTCCTGA
- a CDS encoding NAD(P)/FAD-dependent oxidoreductase, translating into MSLAGNSTFKPQGRRIAVVGSGVAGLTAAYVLNRQDNVTLFEADSRLGGHAHTHNVAQPDGSVLGIDTGFIVHNERTYPTLLRLFAELGVETQDSEMSMSVRCDGCGLEYAGARGGGRGIIARPSSLLRGRYLLMLLEVMRFYRRARALIESAPASNAGPGAGGAELTLGDFLAKERFSKYFISHFMTPVVSAVWSCDPTTALSYPARYLFTFLGHHGMLGVKGSPQWRTVTGGSGQYVEKLAATLPDIRLSSPVTAIRRHALGVEVDTDHGVEDFEAVVIATHPAQALGFLADATPAEREALGQMPYSVNHTLFHRDPAVLPAADNARASWNYRLPDCEARPDKVLVSYDLTRLQRLEPADGLPYLVSLGESELIAEGRVLEHLVYEHPQYTPESLRAQQRIAALSDDRIAYAGAYLGWGFHEDGALAGVRAAASLGRTWDGPAAQAPEPELLSASEGA; encoded by the coding sequence GTGTCTTTGGCAGGGAACTCGACCTTCAAGCCGCAGGGACGGCGCATCGCGGTCGTGGGCAGCGGAGTGGCCGGCCTGACCGCCGCCTATGTCCTGAACCGGCAAGACAACGTCACCCTTTTCGAGGCGGACAGCAGGCTGGGCGGCCACGCCCACACCCACAATGTCGCGCAGCCGGATGGATCCGTCCTCGGCATCGACACCGGCTTCATCGTCCACAACGAGCGGACCTATCCCACCCTGCTGCGGCTGTTCGCCGAGCTGGGCGTGGAGACGCAGGACTCCGAAATGAGTATGTCCGTCCGCTGTGACGGCTGCGGCTTGGAGTACGCCGGGGCCCGTGGGGGCGGCCGCGGGATCATCGCCCGCCCGTCCAGCCTGCTGCGCGGACGCTACCTGCTGATGCTGCTGGAGGTCATGCGCTTCTACCGCAGGGCCCGCGCTCTGATTGAGTCGGCTCCAGCGTCCAACGCCGGCCCTGGTGCGGGCGGCGCGGAGCTGACCCTCGGTGACTTCCTGGCAAAGGAACGCTTCAGCAAGTACTTCATCTCCCATTTCATGACGCCGGTGGTCAGCGCGGTCTGGTCATGCGATCCCACCACGGCACTGTCCTATCCGGCGCGATACCTCTTCACGTTTTTGGGACACCACGGCATGCTGGGCGTCAAGGGTTCGCCGCAGTGGCGGACGGTCACCGGCGGTTCGGGGCAGTACGTGGAGAAGTTGGCCGCCACGCTCCCGGACATCAGGCTTAGCAGTCCGGTCACCGCTATCCGGCGCCACGCCCTCGGCGTGGAAGTGGACACCGATCACGGAGTCGAGGATTTTGAGGCCGTGGTCATTGCCACGCACCCGGCCCAGGCCCTGGGCTTCCTCGCGGACGCCACACCGGCTGAGAGGGAAGCCCTCGGCCAGATGCCGTACTCCGTCAACCACACCCTTTTCCACCGGGACCCGGCCGTCCTGCCCGCCGCGGACAATGCCAGGGCGTCCTGGAACTACCGTCTCCCGGACTGCGAAGCCCGCCCGGACAAGGTCCTGGTCAGCTACGACCTCACCCGGCTGCAACGCCTGGAGCCGGCCGATGGCCTGCCGTACCTGGTGAGCCTGGGGGAGTCCGAGCTCATCGCGGAAGGCCGGGTCCTGGAACACTTGGTCTACGAACACCCCCAGTACACCCCCGAATCACTGCGGGCACAGCAGCGCATTGCGGCCCTGAGTGATGACCGCATCGCCTACGCCGGCGCCTACCTGGGCTGGGGGTTCCATGAGGACGGCGCCCTGGCCGGTGTCCGTGCCGCTGCGAGCCTGGGACGAACTTGGGACGGGCCCGCGGCTCAGGCACCCGAGCCCGAACTGCTCTCTGCCTCGGAGGGCGCATGA
- the fdhF gene encoding formate dehydrogenase subunit alpha, whose amino-acid sequence MKLLIDGQAVEVLRGATLLDAVRAAGLALPALCHDDRLSSVASCRTCLVDVAGRGLAAACSTPAEDGLRIAVEASRGNRRDALQAIVAGLPPRALDVPADRSELVRQCAEYGVTSPDRSVLPPQRGLDHSHPYVKLDRDVCIACGRCVRACAEIQGTFALTLVNRGADTVVAPGTGGPWAESDCVSCGACVDTCPTGALSEPGLLLNLLPVERQTRTTCGYCGVGCSLEVSTRDNAIMTVTPVGDGSVNRGHACVKGRFAHGFLSSPDRLTTPLIRRSGTLAPATWDEAVEYVATRLAGIRDSDPDGFALISSARATNEENYLAQKFARAVLGTNNVDNCSRLCHAPSAAGLAATFGLGGGTNPFDDLDRCDAVLLVGANPTAAHPVVGSRIFQRVMDGARLVVVDPRRTFLARHADIHLRPRPGTNVAVFNGLAHVLVREGLVDTAFLDAHATGYEELLALLGDYPPESVADISGVPADDLVQAALTYGHALAPVIFYGLGVTEHLHGTDGVRTLSNLALLRGAVGPGAGGGVNPLRGQNNVQGASDMGALPDTLPGYQKVLDPVARARCAEAWRTQVPPRPGLRIPQMFAAARTGSLKALWIIGEDVLTTDPDSASVRAALDACPLVICNDLFLTATAATADVVFPVASWLEKDGTFVNFERRFQRVREAVAPPAGVRTDFAVLHAVASRLGADLGCATPAEAMAECAAVAPVFGGITHARLDRDGPLHWPCSSADSPGTPRLYRDRFATPDGLAHLAASPYLPPGEQCDADFPFLLITGRRAEHYNSGSMTRRTDNLRLLSLETIDVEPGDAVLLGLNNGDPVHLNSRHGTAVLCARITDDVAPGQVFAGFHFPGAAVNSLTSPSGDEVTGCPEYKVTAVSLAGPR is encoded by the coding sequence ATGAAACTGCTTATTGACGGACAAGCCGTCGAAGTGCTCCGCGGAGCTACGCTGCTTGACGCCGTGCGGGCCGCGGGTCTGGCCCTCCCGGCGTTGTGCCATGACGACCGGCTCAGCTCGGTGGCCTCCTGCCGGACGTGCCTGGTGGACGTTGCCGGCCGGGGACTGGCCGCCGCCTGCAGCACCCCGGCCGAGGACGGACTGCGCATCGCCGTTGAGGCATCCCGGGGGAACCGGCGCGATGCCTTGCAGGCCATTGTCGCGGGGCTGCCGCCGCGGGCTCTGGATGTACCGGCAGACCGCAGCGAACTCGTCCGGCAATGCGCCGAGTATGGGGTGACATCCCCGGACCGTTCCGTCCTGCCACCGCAGCGCGGCCTCGACCATTCCCACCCTTACGTCAAACTCGACCGTGACGTCTGCATCGCCTGCGGGCGGTGTGTGCGCGCATGTGCAGAAATCCAAGGCACGTTCGCCCTGACGCTCGTGAACCGCGGCGCCGACACGGTGGTGGCCCCGGGCACGGGCGGTCCCTGGGCGGAATCCGATTGCGTTTCCTGTGGGGCCTGCGTGGACACGTGCCCTACCGGCGCACTGTCTGAACCTGGGCTCCTGCTTAATCTGTTGCCGGTTGAGCGGCAGACCAGGACCACGTGCGGCTATTGCGGGGTCGGCTGCAGCCTGGAGGTCTCCACCCGCGACAACGCGATCATGACCGTCACCCCGGTTGGTGATGGGTCCGTCAACCGCGGCCACGCCTGCGTCAAGGGACGCTTCGCCCACGGTTTCCTCAGCTCCCCGGATCGCCTGACCACCCCGCTGATCCGCCGCAGCGGCACGCTGGCCCCGGCAACCTGGGACGAGGCCGTGGAGTACGTGGCCACACGGCTGGCCGGGATCAGGGACTCCGATCCTGACGGTTTCGCGCTCATCTCCTCGGCCCGGGCCACCAACGAGGAGAACTACCTAGCCCAGAAGTTCGCCCGGGCCGTCTTGGGAACCAACAACGTGGACAACTGCTCCCGGCTTTGCCATGCTCCCTCCGCGGCCGGCTTGGCCGCCACGTTCGGGCTGGGCGGCGGGACAAACCCGTTCGATGACCTGGACCGGTGTGACGCGGTCCTCCTGGTCGGCGCGAACCCGACGGCGGCCCACCCGGTGGTCGGTTCGCGCATCTTCCAGCGGGTCATGGACGGGGCCCGCCTGGTGGTGGTGGATCCCCGCCGCACCTTCCTGGCCCGGCACGCAGACATCCACCTCCGGCCCCGTCCAGGAACCAACGTGGCTGTGTTCAACGGACTCGCGCACGTACTGGTCCGGGAAGGGCTGGTGGACACCGCGTTCCTGGATGCGCACGCCACCGGCTATGAGGAGCTGTTGGCTTTGCTCGGCGACTACCCGCCGGAAAGCGTGGCCGATATTTCCGGCGTCCCGGCGGATGACCTGGTGCAGGCGGCCCTGACGTACGGGCACGCGCTGGCGCCGGTCATTTTCTACGGCCTCGGCGTGACCGAACACCTGCACGGCACGGACGGGGTTCGGACGCTGTCCAACCTGGCCCTCCTCCGCGGCGCCGTGGGGCCGGGCGCCGGCGGAGGGGTGAACCCGCTGCGCGGCCAGAACAACGTCCAGGGCGCCTCGGACATGGGCGCACTGCCCGATACGTTGCCCGGTTACCAGAAGGTTCTGGACCCGGTGGCGAGGGCCCGATGCGCCGAGGCCTGGCGGACACAGGTACCGCCGCGGCCCGGGCTTCGGATCCCGCAGATGTTCGCTGCCGCCCGGACCGGGTCGCTGAAGGCGCTCTGGATCATCGGCGAGGACGTGCTCACCACCGACCCTGACAGCGCGTCGGTACGCGCGGCCCTGGACGCCTGCCCGCTGGTGATCTGCAACGATCTGTTCCTTACCGCCACGGCAGCCACCGCCGACGTCGTCTTCCCCGTGGCCTCATGGCTGGAAAAGGACGGCACGTTCGTCAATTTCGAACGGCGCTTCCAGCGGGTCCGGGAGGCGGTGGCACCCCCGGCCGGGGTCCGGACCGACTTTGCGGTGCTGCACGCCGTCGCGTCCCGGCTGGGCGCGGACCTTGGCTGCGCCACACCGGCGGAGGCCATGGCCGAATGTGCCGCAGTGGCACCAGTGTTCGGCGGTATCACTCATGCACGCCTGGACCGGGACGGCCCCCTCCACTGGCCGTGCAGTTCTGCGGACTCCCCCGGCACGCCGCGGCTCTACCGGGACCGTTTCGCCACCCCGGACGGCCTGGCACACTTGGCCGCCAGCCCGTACCTGCCCCCGGGAGAACAATGCGACGCCGATTTCCCGTTCCTTCTTATTACCGGGCGCAGGGCTGAGCATTACAACTCCGGCAGTATGACCCGCCGCACCGACAACCTGCGCCTGCTCTCCCTGGAGACGATCGACGTCGAGCCTGGAGATGCCGTGCTGTTGGGACTGAACAACGGCGATCCTGTCCATCTGAACAGCAGGCACGGAACAGCGGTCCTGTGTGCCAGGATTACCGATGATGTGGCACCCGGCCAGGTGTTCGCCGGTTTCCACTTCCCTGGTGCCGCCGTCAACAGCCTTACGTCGCCCTCGGGGGACGAGGTCACGGGATGCCCTGAATACAAGGTGACCGCAGTCAGCCTTGCCGGACCCCGCTGA
- a CDS encoding DUF1365 domain-containing protein: MSSTAAIYRTSISHVRQSPLKNAFTYRSYSWFVDVDRLPVLPRLMRPLAVFRAADHLGDPDATIRSNVERFLRTRGIEPDGGAIRMLTSARVFGHVFNPLTLFWCYRKSGELQCVIAEVHNTYGERHCYLLETDPSGRASVPKAFYVSPFNDVDGQYRMKLPAPEQRLAVSIVLEREGQRPFAATMDGDRRPATVRNILAAAVAIPAAPLLVSALIRIHGIKLWARRLPVMNRPHHPSQEAVQ; encoded by the coding sequence ATGAGCTCGACGGCAGCCATCTACCGCACGTCCATCTCCCACGTGCGCCAGAGTCCGCTGAAGAATGCTTTCACCTACCGGAGCTACAGCTGGTTTGTGGACGTGGACCGGCTCCCGGTTCTGCCCCGGCTCATGCGGCCGCTGGCTGTCTTCCGGGCCGCCGACCATCTGGGCGATCCCGACGCCACCATCCGCAGCAACGTGGAACGGTTCCTGCGGACCCGGGGGATAGAGCCCGACGGCGGGGCCATCCGGATGCTGACCAGCGCCCGGGTCTTCGGCCACGTCTTCAACCCCCTCACCCTCTTCTGGTGCTACCGGAAGTCCGGGGAGCTGCAGTGTGTCATCGCCGAAGTCCACAACACCTACGGCGAACGCCACTGCTACCTCCTGGAAACGGATCCTTCCGGCCGGGCCAGCGTGCCCAAGGCCTTCTACGTTTCTCCGTTCAATGACGTTGACGGGCAGTACCGGATGAAGCTGCCCGCGCCGGAGCAACGGCTGGCCGTCTCCATCGTCCTGGAGCGGGAAGGACAGCGGCCGTTCGCCGCGACCATGGACGGGGACCGGCGACCGGCCACCGTCAGGAACATCCTGGCAGCGGCCGTTGCCATCCCGGCTGCGCCGCTGCTGGTATCCGCGCTGATCCGGATCCATGGCATCAAACTCTGGGCTCGACGCCTGCCAGTCATGAATAGACCACATCACCCCTCACAGGAGGCAGTCCAATGA
- a CDS encoding acyl carrier protein has protein sequence MNHEDARKAAQAAIRQVAPEVEPEDLEGSARLRQDLELDSLDFLRLVETIARSTGVEIPERDYPAVATVRGLITYLADHG, from the coding sequence ATGAACCACGAGGACGCCCGGAAGGCGGCGCAGGCAGCTATCCGCCAGGTGGCACCCGAGGTCGAACCGGAAGATCTTGAGGGGAGCGCCAGGCTGCGCCAGGACCTGGAACTGGACTCACTGGATTTTTTGCGCCTGGTGGAGACCATCGCCAGGTCCACGGGCGTGGAGATTCCGGAACGCGACTACCCCGCGGTGGCGACAGTGCGTGGCCTGATCACCTATCTGGCCGACCACGGCTGA
- a CDS encoding NAD(P)H-dependent oxidoreductase subunit E translates to MHEFPAGRPGAGAEGWERNTDDPFLRYAARFDRPVGEIPDVLRSSVAAPADIARTLGLPAAAVEGPASYFADFTAPRAARHVRVCTAAACFAAAGGAHLAEVEAALGVEAGACSADGSVSLQAVRCLGYCFTGPAALDGVDPHAGPELAAQLLGAAPRTAPPIPVSCASPFPVVTAGLLGGLQPWQVWPDVAASGTPEDVLDRVEAAQLRGRGGAGFRAAAKWRAALEHPAPRVVVANGDEGDPGSYADRLLMEEDPHRVLEGLALACFAVGAATGIVFVRSEYPHAAARLREAVAEARAAGHLGPNVAGSGFSLNFHVVEGAGSYVSGEETALINGLEGLRGTVRPRPPFPATRGLYGQPTVVNNVETLSAVPWIVQHGGPAYAALGTPDEAGTVLACLSERFLRPGAYEVEIGTPVRRIVEELGGGLRDGRELRALQIGGPLGGFLGPQDFDVPLSDAALSRFGAALGHVGIVAFDDRLTGAQVLQNLWDFAAAESCGQCSPCRVGSWRGRALAERPDTPDIGRERGEVLRSMAAGSLCAFGRRVPAAVRSLARVYGLTGWPA, encoded by the coding sequence ATGCATGAATTCCCTGCCGGGCGCCCGGGCGCCGGGGCTGAGGGCTGGGAACGGAACACCGACGATCCATTCCTCCGGTACGCCGCGCGCTTCGACCGGCCGGTCGGCGAGATCCCGGACGTGTTGCGGAGCTCCGTTGCCGCTCCGGCAGATATTGCCCGCACGCTGGGGCTGCCCGCGGCAGCGGTCGAAGGACCGGCTTCCTACTTCGCTGATTTTACGGCGCCCCGCGCAGCCCGCCATGTAAGGGTCTGCACCGCTGCCGCCTGCTTTGCAGCAGCCGGTGGCGCGCACCTCGCTGAGGTGGAGGCGGCGCTGGGAGTGGAGGCCGGAGCCTGCAGCGCGGACGGCTCTGTGTCGCTCCAGGCCGTGCGCTGCCTGGGCTACTGTTTCACTGGTCCCGCGGCACTGGACGGCGTGGACCCGCATGCCGGGCCGGAACTGGCGGCACAGTTGCTGGGAGCAGCCCCGCGGACGGCCCCGCCCATCCCGGTTTCTTGCGCTAGCCCGTTTCCCGTGGTGACCGCCGGGCTGCTCGGCGGTTTGCAGCCCTGGCAGGTATGGCCGGACGTGGCCGCCTCCGGAACACCTGAGGACGTCCTGGACCGGGTCGAGGCTGCCCAGTTGCGAGGACGGGGCGGCGCCGGTTTCCGCGCCGCCGCCAAATGGCGGGCCGCCCTCGAACACCCTGCGCCCCGGGTAGTGGTGGCCAATGGCGATGAGGGCGACCCCGGTTCCTACGCCGACCGGCTGCTCATGGAAGAGGATCCGCACCGCGTGTTGGAGGGCCTGGCCTTGGCCTGCTTCGCCGTCGGCGCTGCCACGGGCATCGTGTTCGTCCGCTCGGAGTACCCGCACGCCGCCGCCCGGCTGCGGGAAGCGGTGGCCGAAGCACGCGCTGCCGGGCACCTTGGCCCGAACGTCGCGGGAAGCGGGTTCAGCCTGAACTTCCATGTGGTCGAGGGCGCAGGGTCCTATGTGTCCGGTGAGGAAACGGCCCTGATTAACGGGCTGGAAGGGCTGCGCGGCACAGTGCGGCCCCGTCCGCCGTTCCCTGCCACGCGCGGACTCTACGGCCAGCCCACTGTGGTCAACAACGTGGAAACGCTCAGCGCAGTCCCATGGATCGTGCAGCACGGCGGGCCCGCGTATGCGGCGCTGGGAACCCCGGATGAGGCCGGCACAGTGCTCGCCTGCCTGTCGGAACGGTTCCTCCGGCCCGGAGCCTACGAGGTGGAAATCGGCACGCCCGTCCGGCGGATCGTGGAGGAACTCGGCGGCGGGCTTCGCGACGGCAGGGAACTGCGTGCGCTGCAGATCGGCGGGCCGCTGGGCGGCTTCCTCGGCCCGCAGGACTTCGACGTGCCGCTGAGCGACGCCGCACTGTCCCGGTTCGGCGCGGCCCTCGGCCATGTGGGGATCGTGGCCTTCGACGATAGGCTCACCGGCGCGCAGGTGCTGCAGAACCTGTGGGACTTTGCCGCGGCGGAGAGCTGCGGACAGTGCTCACCGTGCCGGGTAGGGTCATGGCGCGGCCGCGCCTTGGCGGAACGGCCGGATACCCCGGACATCGGCCGCGAACGCGGCGAGGTGCTGCGCAGCATGGCCGCTGGCAGCCTGTGCGCCTTCGGCCGCCGCGTACCGGCGGCAGTACGAAGCCTTGCCCGCGTCTATGGGCTGACCGGGTGGCCCGCATGA
- a CDS encoding alpha-ketoacid dehydrogenase subunit beta, translating to MKTTYREAVRAALRDAIQRDSRVFLMGEDVGRYGGSFAVSLGLLEEFGPDRIRDTPLSESGFVGAGIGAALGGLRPIVEVMTVNFSLLALDQIVNNAATLLHMSGGQFNVPLVIRMTTGAGRQLGAQHSHSLEGWYAHIPGLRILTPATLADARGMLWTALEDPDPVLIFEHGSLYNVAGELADDAGPVGIDEAAVLRPGEDITLITYGGTLPAVLDAAEQLAGEGIDAEVIDLRVLRPLDDRTILRSVGRTHRAVVVDEGWRSGSISAEIAARISEHAFFDLDAPVERVCSAEVPVPYAKHMELAALPSVERVVAASRRAAGSGG from the coding sequence ATGAAGACCACTTACCGGGAAGCGGTGCGCGCTGCCCTCCGTGATGCCATCCAGCGCGACAGCCGGGTCTTCCTGATGGGCGAGGACGTGGGCCGCTATGGGGGCAGCTTCGCCGTCAGTCTTGGGTTGCTGGAAGAATTCGGGCCCGACCGCATCCGCGATACCCCGCTGTCTGAATCCGGTTTCGTAGGCGCGGGCATCGGGGCCGCCCTGGGCGGGCTGCGTCCCATCGTGGAAGTCATGACCGTCAACTTCAGCCTGCTCGCGCTGGACCAGATTGTGAACAATGCCGCCACCTTGCTGCATATGTCCGGCGGGCAGTTCAACGTGCCGCTGGTTATCCGGATGACCACCGGGGCCGGCCGCCAGCTGGGCGCCCAGCATTCGCACAGCCTGGAAGGCTGGTACGCGCACATTCCGGGCCTGCGCATCCTGACTCCTGCCACCCTTGCCGATGCCCGCGGGATGCTGTGGACCGCGCTGGAGGACCCGGACCCGGTACTGATCTTTGAGCACGGCTCGCTATATAACGTGGCCGGGGAGCTGGCGGACGACGCCGGGCCGGTCGGCATTGATGAGGCTGCTGTCCTGCGCCCGGGTGAGGACATCACGCTCATCACCTACGGGGGCACGCTTCCCGCTGTGCTGGACGCCGCTGAGCAGTTGGCGGGGGAAGGCATTGACGCGGAGGTCATCGATCTGCGGGTCCTTCGGCCACTCGATGACCGAACCATCCTTCGCAGCGTGGGCAGGACCCACCGGGCGGTGGTGGTTGACGAGGGCTGGCGGAGCGGCAGTATCTCGGCGGAGATAGCTGCGAGGATCAGCGAGCACGCGTTTTTCGACCTGGATGCCCCGGTGGAGCGGGTCTGCAGTGCGGAAGTGCCTGTGCCGTACGCCAAACATATGGAACTGGCAGCGCTGCCCTCGGTTGAACGGGTAGTGGCCGCCTCGCGGAGGGCGGCGGGGTCCGGTGGCTGA